One genomic region from Nostoc sphaeroides encodes:
- a CDS encoding zinc-dependent alcohol dehydrogenase family protein: MKAVLMTTAGSPEVLQIQEVPNPAVSGNTELLVRLVAAGINPIDTKLRSRGSFYPDRTPTILGCDGAGIVEAVGASVQRFRPGDEVYFCYGGLGAHQGNYAEYTVVDELFVARKPASISFAEAAAAPLVLITAWEALYERGRLEPGERVLIHAGAGGVGHVAIQLAKLKGATVSTTVGSEEKADFVKQLGADHVIFYKQTDFVQAALDWTNGEGVDLAFDTVGGETFHKTFPAVRVYGDIVTILEPDANTVWKTARQRNLRIGLELMLTPALLGLEQSLQHQAEILEQCATWIDENKLKIHVSHKFPLKEAAKAHQLIESGSVTGKIVLLISDD, from the coding sequence GTGAAAGCAGTCTTGATGACAACAGCTGGCAGTCCCGAAGTTCTGCAAATACAAGAAGTGCCAAACCCTGCTGTTTCAGGGAATACTGAACTTTTAGTGCGTTTGGTGGCGGCTGGCATTAACCCCATTGACACTAAACTTCGTAGCCGAGGCAGTTTCTACCCCGATCGCACGCCGACAATTTTAGGATGTGATGGTGCTGGTATAGTCGAAGCGGTGGGTGCTAGTGTTCAGCGTTTTCGCCCAGGCGATGAGGTATATTTTTGCTACGGTGGCTTGGGCGCACACCAAGGTAATTATGCTGAATATACCGTTGTGGATGAGCTATTTGTAGCACGTAAACCCGCGTCTATCTCCTTTGCCGAAGCAGCAGCAGCGCCTTTAGTCTTAATCACCGCCTGGGAAGCTTTATACGAACGGGGACGATTGGAACCTGGGGAAAGAGTTTTGATTCATGCGGGTGCTGGTGGTGTCGGGCATGTAGCAATTCAATTGGCGAAACTCAAAGGTGCTACTGTTTCCACCACAGTGGGTTCTGAAGAAAAAGCTGATTTTGTCAAACAACTAGGTGCAGATCATGTAATTTTTTACAAACAAACAGACTTTGTACAAGCAGCATTAGATTGGACAAACGGCGAAGGCGTAGACTTGGCTTTTGATACCGTAGGCGGCGAAACCTTTCACAAAACTTTCCCCGCAGTGCGAGTATATGGTGATATTGTGACGATTCTCGAACCAGATGCCAATACTGTTTGGAAAACTGCTAGACAACGCAATCTCCGCATTGGTTTAGAATTGATGCTCACACCAGCGTTGCTAGGATTAGAACAAAGCCTCCAACACCAAGCAGAAATTCTCGAACAATGTGCCACCTGGATCGATGAAAACAAATTAAAAATTCATGTTAGCCACAAATTTCCTTTAAAAGAAGCAGCCAAGGCACACCAACTAATTGAAAGCGGTTCTGTGACAGGTAAAATTGTTCTACTCATTAGCGACGATTGA